A single window of Intrasporangium calvum DSM 43043 DNA harbors:
- a CDS encoding helix-hairpin-helix domain-containing protein: MSFTTNPNPLLADKTWRRRNSAWLLWVILGFGMFSFVGFVLLATRMKTRRLWTIALAICGVTAVVFTVNVLTEDPTTQQLSDVGTAITMIAWFGMIATGVYLNREYLRWRAAGGIAKAWYNEPVQHADSTQAAPAPSPSTAPQAEVLGIKESDYFAAPAPVAAPTPATLDVNAASAAQLQASLGVDSRIADRIIEARRDNRGFRDLDDLANKAGLQPHEVVRVRDRITFGPFARSEAPSARPDEPRGRVLDF, from the coding sequence ATGAGCTTCACCACTAACCCGAACCCCTTGCTGGCAGACAAGACGTGGCGGCGTAGGAATAGCGCGTGGCTGCTGTGGGTGATCCTCGGCTTCGGCATGTTCTCGTTCGTTGGATTCGTGCTGCTTGCCACGCGGATGAAAACTCGCCGTTTGTGGACGATTGCGCTGGCGATCTGTGGAGTCACGGCCGTGGTGTTCACCGTGAACGTCCTGACGGAGGACCCGACGACACAACAGCTCTCCGACGTCGGAACGGCAATCACGATGATCGCCTGGTTCGGCATGATCGCCACCGGCGTGTACCTGAATCGTGAATACCTCCGGTGGCGCGCCGCCGGGGGGATCGCGAAGGCCTGGTACAACGAGCCGGTCCAGCACGCAGACTCCACGCAGGCGGCACCCGCTCCCTCTCCTTCTACGGCGCCGCAGGCAGAGGTTCTAGGAATCAAGGAGTCTGACTACTTCGCGGCTCCAGCTCCCGTCGCTGCGCCGACTCCTGCAACCCTCGACGTCAACGCTGCCTCGGCTGCCCAATTGCAGGCCAGCCTTGGCGTCGATTCCCGCATCGCTGACCGCATCATCGAGGCGCGTCGGGACAACCGCGGATTCCGCGACCTCGACGACCTTGCCAACAAAGCCGGTCTCCAGCCCCACGAGGTGGTCCGTGTTCGCGACCGCATTACGTTCGGTCCGTTTGCCAGGTCGGAGGCGCCGAGCGCACGACCCGACGAGCCTCGTGGCCGCGTCCTTGACTTCTGA
- a CDS encoding AAA family ATPase, which yields MSSVQQPTKSFRNNLALLLRARFPILYVESFEEERVLAEVRAVASDQSLMRTVRPVHVWSGTKGFVAPDGQAQGNTSEPRQALEWLLERDSPGVFIMLDLHPHLGDDRRPADPGFLRRLREVSFAFQSGAVARVLILVSPITRIPDELEKDITLVDFPLPNEEEIRRVLEDMVATNAASGRIRIEVDNVGKERLAKAARGLTLSEATNAFARAMVDDGVLSNDDVYVVLEEKKQTVRKRGILEFVDVNLDLDDVGGLQNLKRWLVKRNNSWLDEATIEYGIPAPKGVLMTGVPGCGKSLTAKAIAAAWELPLLRLDIGRIFAGLVGSSEQNMRAAIRTAEAAAPCVLWLDEVEKGFSGVSGEGGDGGTSSRVFGTFLTWMQEKTSPVFVIATANNVSRLPPEFLRKGRFDEIFFVDLPTRSERRDIWSLHLTKRLKSSKAGGAIAITDALLDRLAGVTEGYAGAEIEQSVVSALFDAFSERRGLTQEDLLRAVHNMVPLSVTQAEQIAAVRGWASKRAVAATATEDRSGYESAVEADRPAPSAEPSPEASMSRGGRVVDF from the coding sequence ATGTCGAGCGTGCAGCAGCCCACCAAGTCGTTTCGCAATAACCTCGCCCTGCTCTTACGGGCCCGGTTTCCCATCCTCTACGTGGAGTCGTTCGAGGAGGAGCGCGTCCTCGCAGAGGTCCGAGCGGTCGCGTCGGATCAGAGCCTGATGCGCACGGTGCGGCCAGTCCACGTGTGGAGCGGAACCAAGGGTTTTGTCGCGCCAGACGGTCAGGCACAGGGCAATACGTCTGAGCCTCGGCAAGCGCTCGAGTGGCTGCTCGAAAGGGACTCACCGGGCGTCTTCATCATGCTCGACCTGCACCCGCACCTAGGTGACGACCGCCGGCCCGCCGACCCCGGATTCCTCCGGCGATTACGGGAGGTCTCCTTCGCCTTCCAGTCCGGCGCAGTGGCGCGCGTACTCATCTTGGTCTCGCCAATTACCCGGATCCCGGACGAGCTCGAGAAGGACATTACGCTCGTCGACTTTCCCCTACCGAATGAGGAGGAGATCCGGCGGGTGCTCGAGGACATGGTGGCAACCAACGCCGCTAGCGGTCGCATTCGTATCGAGGTCGACAACGTCGGCAAGGAGCGGCTGGCGAAGGCCGCCCGGGGCTTGACCCTGTCCGAGGCGACCAACGCCTTCGCCCGCGCCATGGTCGATGACGGGGTCCTGTCCAACGACGACGTGTACGTCGTGTTGGAGGAGAAGAAGCAGACGGTTCGCAAGCGGGGCATCCTCGAGTTTGTGGATGTCAACCTGGATCTCGATGACGTCGGCGGACTCCAGAATCTCAAGCGGTGGCTGGTGAAGCGCAACAACTCATGGCTCGACGAGGCCACCATCGAGTACGGCATCCCCGCACCCAAGGGCGTCCTCATGACGGGTGTCCCCGGATGCGGCAAGTCGCTGACGGCCAAGGCGATTGCCGCCGCCTGGGAACTGCCACTTCTGCGCCTCGACATCGGCCGCATCTTTGCGGGCCTGGTCGGCTCCAGCGAGCAGAACATGCGCGCGGCCATCCGCACCGCAGAGGCAGCCGCACCGTGCGTTCTTTGGCTGGATGAGGTGGAAAAGGGCTTCTCCGGCGTGTCGGGAGAGGGCGGAGACGGCGGAACCTCAAGTCGTGTGTTCGGTACCTTCCTGACTTGGATGCAAGAGAAGACCAGCCCGGTATTTGTGATCGCGACGGCGAACAACGTGTCACGTCTTCCGCCCGAGTTCCTCCGTAAGGGTCGGTTCGACGAGATCTTCTTCGTGGACCTGCCGACTCGCTCGGAGCGCCGTGATATCTGGTCGCTTCACCTCACCAAGCGCCTCAAGAGCAGCAAGGCAGGCGGGGCTATCGCGATCACCGACGCGTTGCTGGACCGCCTCGCTGGGGTCACCGAAGGGTATGCGGGAGCTGAGATCGAGCAATCTGTCGTTTCTGCTCTCTTCGATGCATTCAGCGAGCGCCGGGGCCTTACCCAGGAGGACCTCCTCCGCGCTGTACACAACATGGTCCCGCTCAGCGTGACCCAAGCGGAGCAGATCGCGGCGGTCCGCGGTTGGGCGAGCAAGCGCGCCGTGGCGGCAACGGCTACGGAGGACCGGTCCGGTTATGAGAGCGCGGTTGAGGCGGACCGACCCGCTCCTTCCGCCGAGCCTTCGCCGGAAGCGTCAATGAGTCGAGGTGGAAGGGTGGTTGATTTCTGA
- a CDS encoding M12 family metallopeptidase, translated as MTDKVCFDRILPQDLMRPHRRTRDLEGRDRAISPIGKSWMNGTTLRVRFLGGTPDQQAVARDQAGWWAQACNLHFDFGNHPQSASDLRISFDQNDGAWSYVGTDCKGIPSNQPTMNLGFLDGGTAAHEFGHAIGLAHEHSNPAGGIQWNEPVVLAALAGPPNFWDEATVRHNVFRKYALDQIKGTAFDPESIMLYAFPASWTLNGMGTHSNEVLSGLDREFVAGSTMYPKPGPVVGDAVTLPLDGTKVNADIGKGGEEDLFTFVVESDGVYEVRTSGSTDVYLKIFGPDQDTALVAEDDDSGYGLNARIRRALVPGRYWAQVRHWNVESGTGKYSISVRPR; from the coding sequence ATGACTGACAAGGTCTGCTTCGACCGGATCCTGCCGCAGGACCTGATGCGCCCGCACCGGCGCACGCGGGACCTCGAGGGCCGGGACCGCGCGATATCGCCGATCGGCAAGTCGTGGATGAACGGCACGACGCTGCGGGTCCGCTTCCTCGGCGGCACGCCGGACCAGCAGGCGGTCGCGCGGGACCAGGCCGGCTGGTGGGCGCAGGCGTGCAACCTGCACTTCGACTTCGGCAACCACCCGCAGTCGGCCAGCGACCTGCGGATCTCCTTCGACCAGAACGACGGCGCCTGGTCCTACGTCGGCACCGACTGCAAGGGCATCCCGTCGAACCAGCCGACGATGAACCTCGGCTTCCTCGACGGGGGGACGGCCGCGCACGAGTTCGGGCACGCGATCGGACTCGCGCACGAGCACTCGAACCCGGCCGGCGGCATCCAGTGGAACGAGCCCGTCGTCCTCGCCGCGCTGGCCGGGCCGCCGAACTTCTGGGACGAGGCGACGGTGCGGCACAACGTGTTCCGCAAGTACGCGCTCGACCAGATCAAGGGCACGGCGTTCGACCCGGAGTCGATCATGCTCTATGCCTTCCCCGCGTCGTGGACCCTCAACGGGATGGGCACCCACTCCAACGAGGTGCTGTCCGGCCTCGACCGGGAGTTCGTCGCGGGGTCGACGATGTACCCCAAGCCGGGGCCGGTCGTCGGCGACGCGGTGACCTTGCCGCTCGACGGGACGAAGGTCAACGCCGACATCGGCAAGGGCGGCGAGGAGGACCTCTTCACCTTCGTCGTCGAGAGCGACGGCGTCTACGAGGTGCGGACGAGCGGGTCGACCGACGTCTACCTCAAGATCTTCGGTCCGGACCAGGACACCGCGCTCGTCGCCGAGGACGACGACAGCGGCTACGGCCTCAACGCCCGGATCCGACGCGCCCTCGTGCCCGGCCGCTACTGGGCGCAGGTGCGCCACTGGAACGTCGAGTCGGGCACGGGGAAGTACTCGATCAGCGTTCGACCCCGCTGA
- a CDS encoding S8 family serine peptidase has protein sequence MAASSAAQPEANTRQSAPEVDSSYALVRLASEPLATNPRTAPAKGKKIGFANQSVKAERDRIRAEQAAFKDWLRVNAPQARVTKQFDVAVNAVGVQLNGTSLSTVRSAPGVTYAELQGVFTPLAHEDPDLELVDAFEGWTAVGGAAEAGKGVKVAIIDSGIDVTHPCFDDTGYPAVTPIGDAKYTNNKVIVSRTYGNKVAKNGFDGRDLNGHGTHVAGTVACNPHTTAVVDSTVIPYAPSGVAPAATLGSYNVFPGTAGSARSEDILEAMQDAYVDGFDVANMSLGGARNDGGGAFLLDNAVDNLDKANMVVAVAAGNEGPGYWTVHYPGAAPRALTAGASTVGHALVNTVTVAGTDYDVVVGDFGKLTEDITAPLAVAKDAASGHPLGLSLACNGSPLPDLTGKIAVIGRNVCTFQEKIDNVTAAGAVAAIVVNREDALLTMAGDQTGVVSVMVTKSDGAQIMEHDGQDATINANMLYKSIPEATNRMASFSSQGPTHGDLLIKPDVVAPGADVLSAQPAWACGTPPCWAIFGGTSMATPHLAGIAAVVRGDHPTWSAAEVRSAVVNTAKQGVLRDALTNLVTNDALKVGAGLADTDAAVASQVALDPVSVSFGAIASGSGRSVSKSVVLTNTSSTSISVDVAITNNPAAGVSYSVSGGAASLAAGASTTVTVTATSAKGAADDFYQAQLDVSVGGTVISHGMLFTIVGSGVAAPGQHQVPPGLS, from the coding sequence ATGGCGGCTTCGTCAGCCGCCCAGCCCGAAGCCAACACCCGTCAGTCCGCGCCGGAGGTCGACAGCAGCTATGCGCTCGTCCGGCTGGCGAGCGAGCCGCTCGCCACCAACCCGCGCACCGCGCCCGCCAAGGGCAAGAAGATCGGCTTCGCCAACCAGTCGGTCAAGGCAGAGCGCGACCGCATCAGGGCTGAGCAGGCCGCCTTCAAGGACTGGCTGCGCGTCAACGCCCCCCAGGCGAGGGTCACCAAGCAGTTCGACGTGGCGGTCAACGCCGTCGGCGTCCAGCTGAACGGCACCTCCCTCAGCACGGTTCGCTCGGCGCCCGGCGTCACCTACGCCGAGCTCCAGGGCGTCTTCACCCCGTTGGCTCACGAGGACCCAGATCTCGAGCTGGTCGACGCCTTCGAGGGTTGGACCGCCGTCGGCGGCGCCGCGGAGGCCGGCAAGGGCGTCAAGGTCGCCATCATCGACAGCGGCATCGACGTCACGCACCCCTGCTTCGACGACACCGGCTACCCCGCGGTCACGCCGATCGGCGACGCGAAGTACACGAACAACAAGGTGATCGTCTCGCGCACCTATGGCAACAAGGTGGCCAAGAACGGCTTCGACGGCCGGGACCTCAACGGGCACGGGACCCACGTCGCCGGGACCGTGGCGTGCAACCCGCACACCACTGCCGTCGTCGACAGCACGGTCATTCCGTACGCCCCGTCCGGCGTCGCTCCCGCCGCGACCCTCGGGTCCTACAACGTCTTCCCGGGCACCGCCGGCTCGGCGCGCTCCGAGGACATCCTCGAGGCGATGCAGGACGCCTACGTCGACGGGTTCGACGTCGCGAACATGAGCCTCGGCGGTGCGCGGAACGACGGTGGTGGCGCCTTCCTCCTCGACAACGCCGTCGACAACCTCGACAAGGCCAACATGGTGGTCGCGGTGGCAGCCGGCAACGAAGGTCCCGGCTACTGGACCGTGCACTACCCCGGTGCGGCCCCGCGGGCGCTCACGGCTGGTGCGAGCACCGTCGGGCACGCGCTGGTCAACACGGTCACCGTGGCGGGCACGGACTACGACGTCGTCGTCGGTGACTTCGGGAAGCTGACCGAGGACATCACGGCGCCGCTGGCGGTCGCCAAGGACGCTGCCTCCGGGCACCCCCTCGGGCTCTCCCTCGCCTGCAACGGGTCGCCGCTGCCCGACCTGACGGGCAAGATCGCCGTCATCGGACGCAACGTCTGCACCTTCCAGGAGAAGATCGACAACGTCACGGCCGCCGGGGCGGTGGCCGCCATCGTCGTCAACCGCGAGGACGCCCTCCTCACCATGGCCGGCGACCAGACCGGAGTCGTCTCGGTGATGGTCACCAAGTCCGACGGCGCCCAGATCATGGAGCACGACGGTCAGGACGCGACGATCAACGCCAACATGCTCTACAAGTCGATCCCCGAGGCGACCAACCGGATGGCCTCCTTCTCCAGCCAGGGCCCGACGCACGGTGACCTGCTCATCAAGCCGGACGTCGTCGCTCCCGGCGCCGACGTGCTCAGCGCCCAGCCTGCCTGGGCCTGCGGCACCCCGCCGTGCTGGGCGATCTTCGGCGGCACGTCGATGGCCACGCCACACCTGGCCGGCATCGCCGCCGTCGTCCGCGGCGACCACCCGACCTGGAGCGCCGCCGAGGTCCGCAGCGCCGTCGTCAACACGGCCAAGCAGGGCGTGCTCCGTGACGCCCTCACCAACCTGGTGACGAACGACGCCCTCAAGGTCGGCGCCGGCCTGGCCGACACGGACGCGGCGGTGGCGAGCCAGGTGGCGCTCGACCCGGTCAGCGTGTCCTTCGGGGCGATCGCCAGCGGCTCCGGCCGCAGCGTCTCGAAGTCGGTGGTCCTGACCAACACGAGCTCGACCTCGATCTCGGTCGATGTCGCGATCACCAACAACCCGGCCGCTGGTGTGAGCTACTCGGTGTCCGGCGGTGCTGCGTCGCTGGCGGCTGGTGCGAGCACCACGGTGACGGTGACGGCCACCTCGGCCAAGGGTGCAGCTGACGACTTCTACCAGGCCCAGCTCGACGTCTCGGTCGGCGGCACCGTCATCTCCCACGGCATGCTCTTCACCATCGTGGGCAGCGGCGTCGCGGCACCCGGCCAGCACCAGGTCCCGCCCGGCCTGAGCTGA
- a CDS encoding NAD(P)-binding protein — translation MRVSDQQRDLTPLAPLGLGRLRSGPVRSQRPLYLDLLPPCNAGCPAGENIQAWLAHVKEGDHEAAWRQLTLDNPFPAIHGRVCYHPCETACNRVELDGAVSIHAVERFLGDLALEHGWQFEHPTTHTGRRVLVIGSGPSGLSAAYHLARLGHEVTVRDSGPAPGGMMRYGIPAYRLPRHVLDAEIERLVALGVTFEQNHLVTDLEAERVDGGFEAVFVAVGAHLSKRVDIPNMDAGRVLDAVSFLRGVETGEQQPLTGTVAVYGGGNTAMDAARVARRLGADESVIVYRRTREQMPAHEEEAADAEEEGIRINWLRTIKDMGEHQLTVEVQELDEHGRPRGTGVYETLAADTVILALGQESDTAFLRSIPGVEFDDDVVQVTPATLMTGAPGIFAGGDAVPSQRTVTIGVGHGKRAARSIDAWLRTAEFTTPPKHDIIHADRLNLWYFGDHDRRQQPELDPAARISAFEEVVAGLSEQEAGFEAGRCLSCGNCFECDGCFGSCPEDAIIKLGKGKRYEFNYAKCTGCGTCYRQCPVHAIEMVSESQFDPAPTPAPTPLATPAPTALQTSGTTTAVTSAVTDAVGRG, via the coding sequence ATGCGCGTGTCCGACCAGCAACGAGACCTCACCCCCCTGGCACCCCTGGGGCTGGGACGGCTCCGATCCGGCCCCGTCCGGTCGCAGCGCCCGCTCTATCTGGACCTCTTACCGCCCTGCAACGCCGGCTGTCCGGCCGGGGAGAACATCCAGGCCTGGCTCGCGCACGTCAAGGAAGGCGACCACGAGGCCGCGTGGCGCCAGCTGACGCTCGACAACCCGTTCCCGGCGATCCACGGTCGGGTCTGCTACCACCCGTGCGAGACCGCCTGCAACCGGGTCGAGCTCGACGGGGCGGTGTCGATCCACGCGGTCGAGCGGTTCCTCGGCGACCTTGCCCTCGAGCACGGCTGGCAGTTCGAGCACCCGACGACGCACACCGGACGCCGCGTCCTCGTCATCGGTTCCGGACCGAGCGGCCTCTCCGCCGCCTACCACCTGGCCCGCCTCGGCCACGAGGTCACCGTTCGCGACAGCGGGCCGGCGCCGGGCGGGATGATGCGCTACGGCATCCCGGCCTACCGGCTGCCCCGGCACGTCCTCGACGCGGAGATCGAGCGCCTCGTCGCCCTCGGGGTGACGTTCGAGCAGAACCATCTCGTCACCGACCTCGAGGCCGAACGGGTCGACGGCGGCTTCGAGGCCGTCTTCGTCGCGGTCGGGGCCCACCTGTCCAAGCGCGTCGACATCCCCAACATGGATGCCGGTCGGGTCCTCGACGCGGTCAGCTTCCTCCGCGGCGTGGAGACCGGTGAGCAGCAGCCGCTGACGGGCACAGTCGCCGTCTACGGCGGCGGCAACACCGCGATGGACGCCGCCCGCGTCGCCCGGCGCCTCGGCGCCGACGAGTCCGTCATCGTCTACCGCCGCACCCGCGAGCAGATGCCCGCCCACGAGGAGGAGGCCGCCGACGCGGAGGAGGAGGGCATTCGGATCAACTGGCTGCGCACCATCAAGGACATGGGCGAGCACCAGCTCACCGTCGAGGTGCAGGAGCTCGACGAGCACGGCCGCCCGCGCGGCACCGGCGTCTACGAGACCCTCGCCGCCGACACCGTCATCCTCGCCCTCGGGCAGGAGAGCGACACCGCCTTCCTCCGCAGCATCCCCGGCGTCGAGTTCGACGACGACGTCGTCCAGGTGACCCCCGCGACGCTCATGACCGGCGCGCCCGGGATCTTCGCCGGCGGGGACGCCGTGCCGAGCCAGCGCACCGTGACGATCGGCGTCGGGCACGGCAAGCGCGCCGCCCGCAGCATCGACGCCTGGCTCCGGACGGCCGAGTTCACGACGCCGCCGAAGCACGACATCATCCACGCCGACCGGCTCAACCTCTGGTACTTCGGCGACCACGACCGCCGACAGCAGCCCGAGCTCGACCCGGCGGCGCGCATCAGCGCGTTCGAGGAGGTCGTCGCGGGGCTGTCCGAGCAGGAGGCCGGTTTCGAGGCCGGGCGCTGCCTCTCGTGCGGCAACTGCTTCGAGTGCGACGGCTGTTTCGGGTCGTGCCCGGAGGACGCCATCATCAAGCTCGGCAAGGGCAAGCGGTACGAGTTCAACTACGCCAAGTGCACGGGGTGCGGCACCTGCTACCGGCAGTGCCCGGTCCACGCGATCGAGATGGTGTCCGAGTCCCAGTTCGACCCGGCCCCGACACCAGCGCCGACACCACTGGCGACACCAGCGCCGACAGCGCTGCAGACATCAGGAACGACCACCGCGGTCACCAGCGCGGTCACCGACGCGGTGGGAAGGGGCTGA
- a CDS encoding DUF2997 domain-containing protein, producing MSHERIVVRIAVDGTIRAETLGMRGKKCLDSIALLEGLLDAETVSSAFTPEYIMNQAETTIEGRDELHH from the coding sequence ATGAGCCACGAGCGGATCGTCGTCCGCATAGCGGTGGACGGGACGATCCGGGCTGAAACACTGGGGATGAGGGGCAAGAAGTGTCTCGACTCGATCGCGCTGCTTGAGGGCCTTCTCGATGCAGAGACAGTCTCGAGCGCATTCACCCCCGAATACATCATGAACCAGGCCGAGACGACGATCGAAGGACGCGATGAGCTTCACCACTAA
- a CDS encoding YceI family protein, with amino-acid sequence MADDSTLSGNWELDPAHTRIGFSARHAMVTTVRGSFNDVQGYFHADLDDMSKSNARVILKAASVDTRNNDRDNHLRSADFFDVERFPDITFESTQIEEVGDGAYVVSGHLTIRDITKPVTIPIELLGVQTDAFGALRAGFEGTRRINRRDYGLEWNMPLDKGGVLVSERITLEFEISAVQTAPEGAGDQAGQQDQHEGDPHQG; translated from the coding sequence ATGGCCGACGACTCGACCCTGAGCGGCAACTGGGAGCTCGACCCCGCTCACACCCGCATCGGCTTCTCGGCGCGGCACGCCATGGTGACGACGGTTCGTGGCTCGTTCAATGACGTCCAGGGCTACTTCCACGCCGACCTCGACGACATGTCCAAGTCGAACGCCCGGGTCATCCTCAAGGCGGCGAGCGTCGACACCCGCAACAACGACCGGGACAACCATCTGCGCAGCGCCGACTTCTTCGACGTGGAGAGGTTCCCGGACATCACCTTCGAGAGCACCCAGATCGAGGAGGTCGGTGACGGCGCCTACGTCGTCTCCGGGCACCTGACGATCCGCGACATCACCAAGCCGGTGACGATCCCGATCGAGCTGCTCGGCGTGCAGACCGACGCGTTCGGTGCACTCCGGGCGGGCTTCGAGGGCACGCGTCGCATCAACCGTCGCGACTACGGCCTCGAGTGGAACATGCCGCTCGACAAGGGTGGCGTCCTCGTCTCCGAGCGGATCACCCTGGAGTTCGAGATCTCCGCCGTCCAGACGGCACCCGAGGGCGCTGGCGACCAGGCGGGTCAGCAGGACCAGCACGAGGGCGACCCCCACCAGGGCTGA
- a CDS encoding 4Fe-4S single cluster domain-containing protein: MFATALRSVRLPGRRRRAHDPTSLVAASLTSDRTLRLGAVVPRTRAEGPGERFAVWVQGCSVRCSGCFNPHLWGPSLGQEVRVADLVADAVSAGVEGVTLLGGEPFDQAPGAAEFATGVREAGLSVMTFTGFVREYLEGPKSPDGADRLLAATDLLVDGPYLADRRDPHRPWVGSTNQRFHFITDRYRDLRLDVLPDRLEVRVGKDGEIAINGWAGVDQLDALLADVAGSVGRGRVR; this comes from the coding sequence GTGTTCGCGACCGCATTACGTTCGGTCCGTTTGCCAGGTCGGAGGCGCCGAGCGCACGACCCGACGAGCCTCGTGGCCGCGTCCTTGACTTCTGACCGGACCCTTCGTCTCGGAGCTGTCGTACCCCGCACGAGGGCCGAGGGGCCCGGCGAGCGGTTCGCGGTCTGGGTGCAGGGCTGTTCCGTGCGATGTAGCGGGTGCTTCAACCCGCACCTGTGGGGGCCGTCCCTAGGTCAGGAGGTGCGCGTTGCCGACCTTGTCGCCGATGCCGTCTCCGCGGGCGTGGAAGGAGTGACGCTCCTCGGTGGTGAGCCATTCGACCAGGCGCCGGGCGCCGCGGAGTTTGCCACCGGGGTGCGTGAAGCGGGCTTGTCTGTGATGACCTTTACAGGATTCGTTCGCGAGTACCTTGAAGGTCCGAAGTCACCTGACGGCGCGGACAGGCTGCTGGCGGCGACCGACCTGCTTGTTGACGGGCCGTATCTCGCCGACCGTCGGGATCCGCACCGCCCTTGGGTGGGCTCGACTAATCAGCGCTTCCACTTCATCACGGACCGGTATCGGGACCTTCGGCTGGATGTCTTACCGGACCGCCTGGAGGTCAGAGTGGGTAAGGACGGCGAGATCGCGATCAACGGATGGGCCGGAGTCGACCAGCTAGACGCCCTCCTTGCGGACGTGGCTGGCTCGGTGGGCCGTGGTCGAGTTCGCTGA
- a CDS encoding GuaB1 family IMP dehydrogenase-related protein yields MKFLDGLRPQLDLTYDDVFMVPSRSAVTSRLDVDLATVDGTGTTIPIVVANMTAIAGRRMAETVARRGGIAVIPQDIPADVVRDVIEWVKGRHLVHDTAITLDPHMTSGEALVLLHKRAHGAAVVIEGNRPVGIVTEKDLTGVDRFTQVQDVMFREMVVLPEDVDARAAFERLTAERRRVAPVVAADGTLVGILTKEGAVRSGLYSPALDDAGRLRVAAAIGINGDVAAKAAQILEAGADVLVIDTAHGHQDKMIDALRAVRALDPSVPVVAGNVVSAEGTRELIEAGADIVKVGVGPGAMCTTRMRTAVGRPQFSAVLECAIAARELGKHVWADGGVRHPRDVALALAAGASNVMIGSWFAGTLESPGDLYTDNDGRSYKESFGMASSRAVLNRTAADSAYDRARKALFEEGISSARMYVDPARPSVEDVLDEIIAGLRSSCTYAGARTLEEFHERAVVGLQSTAGYAEGRPLHTSW; encoded by the coding sequence GTGAAGTTCCTCGACGGCCTGCGCCCCCAGCTCGACCTCACCTACGACGACGTCTTCATGGTGCCGAGCCGCTCCGCGGTGACCAGCCGCCTCGACGTCGACCTCGCCACGGTCGACGGGACGGGGACGACGATCCCGATCGTCGTCGCGAACATGACCGCCATCGCGGGTCGGCGGATGGCCGAGACGGTCGCCCGCCGCGGCGGCATCGCGGTGATCCCGCAGGACATCCCGGCGGACGTCGTGCGTGATGTCATCGAGTGGGTCAAGGGCCGCCACCTCGTCCACGACACGGCGATCACGCTCGACCCCCACATGACCTCCGGCGAGGCGCTCGTCCTGCTCCACAAGCGGGCCCACGGCGCTGCCGTCGTGATCGAGGGGAACCGCCCCGTCGGCATCGTCACCGAGAAGGACCTGACCGGCGTCGACCGGTTCACCCAGGTGCAGGACGTCATGTTCCGCGAGATGGTCGTGCTGCCCGAAGACGTCGACGCGCGGGCGGCGTTCGAGCGGCTCACCGCCGAGCGGCGTCGCGTCGCACCGGTCGTCGCCGCCGACGGCACGCTCGTCGGGATCCTCACCAAGGAGGGCGCCGTGCGCTCCGGCCTCTACTCGCCGGCACTCGACGACGCGGGCCGGCTCCGCGTCGCGGCCGCCATCGGGATCAACGGCGACGTCGCGGCCAAGGCCGCGCAGATCCTCGAGGCCGGCGCCGACGTCCTCGTCATCGACACCGCCCACGGGCACCAGGACAAGATGATCGACGCCCTCCGCGCGGTGCGGGCCCTCGACCCCTCGGTCCCCGTCGTCGCCGGCAACGTCGTCTCCGCCGAGGGGACCCGTGAGCTCATCGAGGCCGGTGCCGACATCGTCAAGGTCGGCGTCGGTCCGGGCGCGATGTGCACCACGCGGATGCGCACCGCCGTCGGCCGGCCGCAGTTCTCCGCCGTGCTCGAATGTGCAATCGCGGCAAGGGAGCTCGGCAAGCACGTCTGGGCGGATGGTGGGGTGCGCCACCCGCGCGACGTCGCCCTGGCGCTCGCTGCCGGCGCCTCGAACGTCATGATCGGCTCGTGGTTCGCCGGGACGCTCGAGTCCCCGGGCGACCTCTACACCGACAACGACGGTCGGTCCTACAAGGAGTCGTTCGGGATGGCGTCGTCGCGGGCGGTGCTCAACCGGACCGCGGCCGACTCGGCCTACGACCGGGCCCGCAAGGCCCTCTTCGAGGAGGGCATCAGCTCGGCGCGGATGTACGTCGACCCCGCCCGGCCCAGCGTGGAGGACGTCCTCGACGAGATCATCGCCGGGCTGCGCTCCTCGTGCACGTACGCCGGGGCGCGGACCCTGGAGGAGTTCCACGAGCGGGCGGTCGTCGGGCTGCAGAGCACGGCGGGCTACGCCGAGGGGCGGCCGCTCCACACGTCCTGGTGA